In a genomic window of Wyeomyia smithii strain HCP4-BCI-WySm-NY-G18 chromosome 1, ASM2978416v1, whole genome shotgun sequence:
- the LOC129722661 gene encoding adenylyltransferase and sulfurtransferase MOCS3, whose product MEAELEIEELERDIRTLRKNLKEKVQQLKTLKSHFQKNCINKLNNNEIARYSRQIILSEIGVHGQLKLKKASVLVVGAGGLGCPSSLYLAGAGIGRIGILDYDEVELTNLHRQLLHTESTVGLRKVESAKSFLAELNSQIELITHHTQITSDNALTIIEQYDIVVDATDNVATRYLLNDACVMLKKPLVSGSALQLEGQLTVYNYKNSPCYRCLFPTPPPPETVTNCGDGGVLGAVTGVIGALQALETIKIILGNEGVLVGRLLLFDGQQSTFKNLKLRAKKLNCVVCSENPSLTKLIDYEQFCSMKATDKDSNLKLLSENERITVEQYKQLLDNGNQHVLIDVRGTNQFEMCQLPASINIPIDDILENRRMEELLAKVSPDATQLPTFVICRRGNDSQLAVQHLTPIFKERGLNPPKDISGGLHAWTHNIDKCFPIY is encoded by the exons ATGGAAGCAGAATTAGAGATTGAAGAGCTGGAGCGAGACATACGAACATTGCGAAAGAATCTCAAGGAGAAGGTGCAACAATTGAAGACCTTGAAAAGTCATTTTCAGAAA AATTGCATAAATAAGTTGAACAACAATGAAATCGCCCGTTACAGTCGGCAAATAATTTTGTCAGAAATCGGTGTTCATGGACAATTAAAACTCAAAAAGGCATCTGTACTAGTAGTAGGCGCCGGTGGACTGGGATGCCCTTCCTCGTTATATCTAGCCGGAGCCGGTATAGGGCGTATCGGTATTTTAGACTACGATGAAGTGGAGCTAACAAATCTCCACCGACAGCTGCTGCATACGGAATCTACTGTTGGTCTTAGAAAGGTTGAATCTGCGAAGTCATTCTTGGCGGAGCTGAACTCACAGATTGAGCTTATAACTCATCATACGCAGATTACGAGTGATAACGCGCtaacaataattgaacaatacGACATCGTCGTTGACGCAACTGATAATGTTGCAACTAGATATTTGTTGAATGATGCTTGTGTAATGCTCAAAAAGCCTTTGGTTTCCGGCAGTGCTTTACAGTTGGAAGGACAATTGACAGTATATAATTATAAAAATAGCCCCTGTTATCGTTGTCTCTTTCCTACACCTCCACCTCCAGAAACAGTAACTAATTGTGGAGATGGTGGTGTTCTCGGTGCGGTAACAGGTGTTATTGGTGCTTTGCAGGCTTTAGAAACAATCAAAATAATTCTTGGCAATGAAGGCGTGCTGGTTGGTCGACTGCTGCTGTTTGATGGACAACAGAGTacattcaaaaatttgaaacttcGCGCTAAAAAGCTTAACTGTGTAGTTTGCTCTGAAAATCCATCCTTGACAAAACTCATCGACTATGAACAATTCTGTAGTATGAAGGCAACGGACAAGGATTCCAATTTGAAATTACTGTCTGAGAACGAACGCATCACCGTCGAACAGTATAAACAATTGTTGGATAATGGTAACCAGCATGTACTGATCGACGTTCGTGGAACAAATCAGTTTGAAATGTGTCAGCTTCCAGCATCGATAAACATTCCAATCGACGACATTCTTGAGAATCGACGAATGGAGGAACTTCTGGCCAAAGTTTCACCAGATGCAACGCAATTACCTACGTTCGTAATATGTCGCCGTGGAAATGATTCCCAGCTCGCCGTACAGCATTTGACGCCCATTTTCAAAGAGCGTGGTTTGAATCCGCCTAAGGATATCTCAGGAGGGCTGCACGCTTGGACGCACAATATTGACAAATGTTTTCCGATTTATTGA
- the LOC129722674 gene encoding 50S ribosomal protein L1: MFSVSAINRFLAPCGVLANVRTVQISAVDFAARKGTREKARKAKVKKVVEKIGFIRHDMRNKDKLNLNLINKHIDDSWKQVPVDNCWVGKYYKWKIYTTEEAILCHRETHHPSMYNLPNAPLYAHIELNMQAEKITRFVDNFQRMVAIPHKFPTTENRNIIVFAKGQDVLKEASDAGATLVGGVELIKEIQNGDLQLSEYPFILAHPNILPDLVVIRGLLKKSKFPNPRNGTLGVNMAEMIEKYSHGIQYSAEKDEYQKDFGSIVACVGTLQMDVKCLEQNLSALLSDVNSMRPKREGKFITRVLLKSPPSGETLKIDPFLYVPEEGKVTPNRKGKAAVEELEEESDEENETRTAVNNG; this comes from the exons ATGTTCTCGGTTTCGGCTATCAACCGATTCTTAGCACCCTGTGGGGTATTGGCTAACGTTCGGACAGTGCAAATATCAGCAGTAGATTTTGCCGCTCGCAAGGGTACTCGTGAGAAGGCACGGAAGGCTAAAGTTAAAAAAGTTGTTGAAAAAATCGGATTTATTCGACATGACATGCGAAACAAAGACAA ATTGAACCTCAACCTGATAAACAAACACATAGATGACAGCTGGAAGCAAGTGCCGGTTGATAATTGTTGGGTAGGCAAGTACTACAAATGGAAAATATATACGACTGAAGAAGCAATTCTTTGTCACCGTGAGACACATCATCCATCGATGTACAATCTGCCCAATGCACCACTTTATGCGCACATCGAGCTAAACATGCAAGCGGAGAAAATCACACGTTTCGTAGATAATTTCCAACGAATGGTGGCAATTCCGCACAAATTTCCAACTACCGAAAACCGCAACATTATTGTTTTTGCCAAAGGACAAGACGTTCTTAAGGAGGCATCTGATGCCGGAGCTACGCTTGTCGGAGGTGTAGAGCTAATTAAAGAGATTCAGAATGGTGATTTGCAGCTTTCCGAATACCCATTTATTCTCGCTCATCCTAACATCTTACCAGATCTTGTCGTGATACGTGGTCTGCTTAAAAAGAGCAAATTCCCGAACCCACGAAATGGAACGCTGGGTGTGAATATGGCAGAAATGATAGAAAAATATTCCCACGGAATTCAATACTCTGCCGAGAAAGATGAGTATCAAAAAGATTTCGGCTCAATTGTGGCTTGTGTTGGCACATTGCAAATGGACGTCAAGTGTCTAGAACAAAATCTGTCTGCCTTGCTTAGTGATGTTAACTCGATGCGGCCAAAGCGTGAAGGGAAATTCATTACACGTGTTCTACTGAAAAGTCCACCCTCGGGTGAAACACTGAAAATCGACCCATTCCTGTACGTACCGGAGGAGGGTAAAGTAACACCGAACAGAAAAGGAAAAGCTGCTGTCGAAGAGCTTGAGGAAGAATCTGACGAAGAAAATGAAACGCGAACCGCTGTGAACAACGGATGA